The following coding sequences are from one Rutidosis leptorrhynchoides isolate AG116_Rl617_1_P2 chromosome 11, CSIRO_AGI_Rlap_v1, whole genome shotgun sequence window:
- the LOC139875072 gene encoding uncharacterized protein produces the protein MELALQTKYKLDFINGTLEKNEEDEVLSNQWERCNAVVLSWILGCVSDELYYGQIYSKLASVVWEELRETYDKVDGSVLFNLEQKISLLTQNGTPVSDYYHKLNSLWEQYDILCKLPSCQCDADKKRIEYYNQRKLMKFLMGLDDSYQPVRTTILTSDPLPSVKAAFNIISREESHRGVHDKKSLTESSAFFSNTGKPKMVNNNSKPECKKCGRTGHTIEKCFEIIGYPPRPNNLKCTKCGTTSLTLSNEQIAKLVNLLDGKSAPAHSSSNMTGNFMNLNVVFNQNIDKFLSCNINEKENVNFGWIIDSGANQHMTNSCKGFEVVNDVSNLNLTVGHPNGTRAKVKQIGNLRISKDLVLYDVLVVPDYCDLVTRKTVVTSSLYDGLYIFSDSTKGECHHSNLPLCMLSKSTWHSRLGH, from the exons ATGGAATTGGCTTTACAAACTAAGTATAAACTTGATTTTATAAATGGAACTCTTGAAAAAAATGAAGAAGATGAGGTTCTTTCAAATCAATGGGAAAGGTGTAATGCTGTGGTTTTATCTTGGATCTTAGGTTGTGTTTCTGATGAATTGTATTATGGTCAAATCTACTCAAAGTTGGCTTCTGTGGTTTGGGAGGAATTAAGGGAAACATATGATAAAGTTGATGGTTCTGTTTTGTTTAATCTTGAACAAAAAATTTCATTGTTAACTCAAAATGGTACTCCTGTGTCAGATTATTATCATAAATTGAACTCACTATGGGAACAATATGATATTCTGTGTAAATTGCCTTCATGTCAATGTGATGCTGATAAAAAGAGAATAGAATATTATAATCAGAGAAAGTTAATGAAATTCTTAATGGGACTGGATGATTCCTATCAGCCAGTAAGAACTACTATCTTAACCAGTGATCCTTTACCATCTGTTAAGGCTGCATTTAATATAATATCAAGAGAAGAGTCACATAGGGGAGTTCATGATAAAAAATCTTTAACTGAATCATCTGCTTTCTTTTCTAACACTGGTAAACCTAAAATGGTTAATAATAATTCCAAACCTGAGTGTAAAAAGTGTGGTAGAACTGGACATACTATTGAAAAGTGCTTTGAAATTATAGGATATCCACCTAGACCTAATAATCTTAAGTGCACTAAATGTG GTACAACTTCACTCACACTATCTAATGAGCAAATTGCTAAGCTGGTTAATCTTCTGGATGGGAAAAGTGCTCCTGCACACTCATCCTCTAATATGACTGGTAATTTTATGAACTTAAATGTGGTTTTTAACCAAAACATTGATAAATTCTTGTCATGTAACATCAATGAAAAAGAAAATGTCAACTTTGGGTGGATTATAGACTCTGGAGCTAATCAACATATGACAAATTCTTGTAAAGGGTTTGAAGTTGTTAATGATGTGTCAAATTTAAATTTAACTGTTGGTCATCCTAATGGAACAAGAGCAAAAGTTAAACAGATTGGGAATTTAAGAATTTCAAAGGATCTTGTTCTGTATGATGTTTTGGTTGTTCCTGATTATTGT GATCTTGTAACCAGGAAGACTGTTGTGACTAGTAGTTTATATGATGGCTTGTATATTTTCAGTGATTCAACTAAGGGTGAGTGTCATCACTCAAACCTTCCGTTGTGTATGTTATCTAAGTCTACATGGCATAGTAGACTtggtcattga